The Staphylococcus sp. KG4-3 genome has a window encoding:
- a CDS encoding amino acid permease, whose product MEQTTFKRAMKQRHLMLLSFGGVIGTGLFLSSGYTLQQAGPLGTVLSYLVGSILVYLVMLCLGQLAIKHPVTGGFHTYASKYIHPSVGYIVAWFYWLTWTVALGSEFTAVGILMQKWFPEIPEYIFAASAIILVLIFNIISTRFYAEVEFYFSMVKVVTIIVFIILGICVILGIIHYNGYDGINTITQRYTNPTFPNGIGAVFLTMLAVNYAFSGTELIGIAAGETENPKQIIPKAIRATLWRLVIFFIGTMVIISILIPSYQGKSLESPFVVIFQKMGIPYAGDIMNLVIITALLSAANSGLYAASRMIWSLSNEGVFPRWFGRLNKYRMPVNATLFSMIGGLLALLSSIYAADSLYVVLVSIAGLAVVIVWMSICVSYFNAKRVDHSLKIHQSVPIIGFILCLVSCVGMVFDSNQAPALYFGVPFAAIALLYYFIKYHKK is encoded by the coding sequence ATGGAACAAACGACATTCAAACGTGCTATGAAACAACGTCATCTTATGTTATTGAGTTTTGGCGGTGTCATTGGTACAGGTTTATTTTTAAGTTCTGGATATACATTACAGCAAGCAGGTCCACTAGGTACTGTATTGTCTTACTTAGTAGGTTCAATCCTCGTATACTTAGTTATGCTTTGTTTGGGACAATTAGCCATTAAACATCCAGTAACAGGAGGATTTCATACATATGCTAGCAAATATATTCATCCTTCTGTGGGGTATATTGTTGCATGGTTTTATTGGTTAACGTGGACGGTAGCATTAGGATCTGAATTTACTGCAGTAGGTATTTTGATGCAAAAATGGTTCCCTGAAATACCCGAATACATATTTGCTGCCAGTGCGATTATATTGGTATTGATTTTTAATATCATATCGACAAGGTTCTATGCAGAAGTTGAATTTTATTTTTCTATGGTAAAAGTGGTCACGATTATTGTATTTATTATTTTAGGTATTTGCGTCATCTTAGGTATAATCCATTACAATGGATATGATGGAATAAACACAATTACACAGAGATACACTAATCCTACTTTTCCTAATGGTATAGGGGCAGTATTTTTAACAATGTTGGCTGTGAATTATGCTTTTAGTGGAACGGAGTTAATAGGAATTGCGGCTGGTGAAACTGAAAACCCTAAGCAAATTATTCCTAAGGCGATACGCGCCACTTTATGGAGACTAGTTATCTTCTTTATAGGAACGATGGTTATTATCTCGATATTAATTCCTAGTTATCAAGGGAAATCTCTAGAAAGTCCTTTCGTGGTAATTTTTCAAAAAATGGGGATTCCATATGCTGGGGACATTATGAATTTAGTGATTATTACTGCGTTATTATCTGCTGCTAATTCAGGGTTATATGCTGCAAGCAGAATGATATGGAGTTTATCAAATGAAGGTGTGTTTCCTAGATGGTTTGGACGTTTAAATAAATATCGAATGCCTGTAAATGCAACGCTATTTAGTATGATTGGTGGTTTGTTAGCTTTATTATCAAGTATTTATGCAGCGGATTCACTATATGTAGTACTTGTATCTATTGCTGGTTTAGCCGTAGTAATTGTTTGGATGAGTATATGTGTTTCTTACTTTAATGCCAAAAGAGTTGATCATAGTTTGAAAATACATCAATCAGTACCTATTATTGGATTTATTTTGTGTTTAGTATCGTGTGTTGGTATGGTTTTTGACTCTAATCAAGCACCAGCGCTTTATTTCGGAGTGCCATTTGCAGCAATCGCATTGTTATACTATTTTATTAAGTACCACAAGAAATGA
- the mmuM gene encoding homocysteine S-methyltransferase yields MRLLEKLEAQSPLVLDGGLATTLEQAGCNLNSSLWSSKVLKNNPVKIKEAHQSFTDAGADILLTSTYQASYQTFSDIGLKDVEIEQLFTTAVDQIMDSSTSKQVIVGSLGPYGAYLSDGSEYTGDYELSNEDYFKFHRLRIDALITRGIHDFVFETVPNFEEIKAIVEYIVPHYTDQTFWLSVTVNDLGDLSDGTKFEDLCEFIQKYKKEIPVFGINCSSVTGVNQAIEKGLTVLPQIIALYPNGGAKYNAETKQWESMGDSHLIIEQIPDWLRHDVKIIGGCCQTTPEDIQRIHDKINLSI; encoded by the coding sequence ATGAGGTTATTAGAAAAGTTAGAAGCTCAATCACCACTAGTGCTAGATGGAGGATTAGCAACAACATTAGAACAAGCAGGTTGTAATTTAAATTCATCATTATGGTCGAGTAAAGTATTAAAAAATAATCCTGTGAAGATTAAAGAAGCACACCAATCATTTACAGACGCAGGGGCAGACATATTACTTACGAGTACATATCAAGCAAGTTATCAAACATTTTCAGATATTGGACTAAAAGATGTTGAAATAGAACAACTATTTACTACAGCTGTTGATCAAATCATGGATTCGAGTACATCTAAGCAAGTAATCGTTGGCAGTTTAGGACCTTATGGCGCATATTTAAGTGATGGTTCTGAGTATACAGGTGATTATGAATTAAGCAACGAGGATTATTTTAAATTTCATCGTTTACGTATAGATGCATTAATTACAAGAGGGATTCATGACTTTGTTTTTGAAACGGTGCCTAACTTTGAAGAGATTAAAGCTATTGTTGAGTATATTGTTCCACACTATACGGACCAAACATTTTGGTTATCTGTAACTGTAAATGATTTAGGCGATTTATCTGATGGTACAAAATTTGAAGACTTATGTGAGTTTATCCAAAAATATAAAAAAGAAATTCCAGTTTTTGGTATTAATTGTTCTTCTGTAACAGGGGTCAATCAAGCTATAGAAAAAGGGCTTACTGTTTTACCACAGATAATTGCGCTCTATCCTAATGGTGGCGCAAAATATAATGCGGAAACAAAACAATGGGAGAGTATGGGTGATAGCCACTTGATTATTGAACAGATTCCAGATTGGTTAAGACATGATGTTAAAATAATTGGTGGTTGTTGCCAAACGACACCAGAAGACATTCAAAGAATTCACGATAAAATAAATTTATCGATTTAA
- a CDS encoding fibrinogen-binding adhesin SdrG C-terminal domain-containing protein translates to MFIKKNEKFGIRKYRFGAASVLLGTCLAIGLSASGEAKASETTNEETKIDSKHINSNNQNSTTQSENNTSNEVATNSEITAPNDTSLNINDVEKTESVNNDKKIEADKTLEIEDNTKLEASSQEDMNNKSENAKLDTASDNKDANSGEQTSSNSVPTSSEAHPQNETTPSATTAEQNTSQKNKVSEPNKEETQMSSIKNVTSPKRTISTYSATNPNPEVAYNENVVGKDVSDKITVVNSNIESNDTIRPHNGERSTLKYELTFDEGVKEGDYFDISLSNNVNTHGVSAISKVPEIKNGETIIANGSILEDGKIRYRFTDYVNNRENIKTNLSLNLFIDPKTVPHDSNQSIIATVNGQKTQKDVYIKYLNGINNVGLSVNGSIVSLNKQNNTFTHLAYINPNNFKIPASTVYGQIINGNKQDGNLPSVKVFKVMKPNELNQSVYADTSDTSMFQDVTNDINLNVTNGNYQIDFDNLDSAYVVKFDSTYDGDAQSLTFRTTLSGLSPYYKDYYSQATWDNGVLFYQNNADGEGSDPKPKPEPEPTPNPNPEPTPEPEPTPDPEPTSEPEPTPDPEPTPEPEPTPEPEPTPEPEPTPDPEPTPDPEPTPNPEPTPDPEPTPEPEPTPDPEPTPEPEPTPEPEPTPEPTPDPEPTPDPEPTPNPEPTPEPEPTPNPEPTPEPEPTPDPEPTPDPEPTPDPEPTPDPEPTPDPEPTPDPEPTPDPEPTPDPEPTPDPEPTPDPEPTPDPEPTPEPEPTPDPEPTPEPEPTPEPEPTPEPEPTPEPEPTPDPEPTPEPEPTPDPKPTPDPEPTPEPEPEPIPEPEPTPDPEPNIDPSSKDNEIPFSPNNRNNVVKLELPKDTKLNIQTINTGTMVKSSQIATDTEAVNSLEKTNTPQHTNEKKQLPNTGEKERSTSMWSSFLLLLGSTLLLFRKKRKEEK, encoded by the coding sequence ATGTTTATAAAGAAAAATGAAAAGTTTGGTATCCGCAAATATAGATTTGGGGCTGCATCAGTACTTTTAGGTACTTGTCTAGCCATTGGTTTAAGTGCTTCTGGGGAGGCAAAAGCATCAGAGACTACGAACGAAGAAACAAAAATCGATTCAAAACATATAAATTCAAATAATCAAAATAGTACAACACAAAGTGAAAACAATACATCAAATGAGGTTGCTACTAACAGTGAAATAACTGCACCTAATGATACATCATTAAATATAAATGATGTTGAAAAGACGGAATCCGTTAACAATGATAAAAAAATAGAAGCAGATAAAACTTTAGAAATTGAAGATAACACTAAACTTGAAGCATCATCTCAAGAAGATATGAACAATAAAAGCGAAAATGCTAAATTAGATACAGCTAGCGACAATAAAGACGCTAATTCTGGTGAACAAACATCATCTAACTCTGTACCAACTTCTAGCGAAGCCCATCCGCAAAATGAAACTACGCCATCTGCCACTACAGCCGAACAAAACACATCACAGAAAAATAAAGTAAGTGAACCTAATAAAGAGGAAACACAAATGTCATCAATTAAGAACGTTACTTCACCAAAACGCACAATCTCTACATATAGTGCAACGAATCCAAACCCTGAAGTAGCTTATAATGAAAATGTAGTTGGTAAAGATGTAAGTGATAAAATTACTGTGGTTAATAGCAATATTGAATCAAATGATACAATCAGACCACATAATGGTGAAAGATCAACTTTAAAATACGAATTAACATTCGATGAGGGTGTTAAAGAAGGCGATTACTTTGATATTTCACTTTCTAATAACGTTAATACACATGGCGTATCTGCTATAAGTAAAGTGCCAGAAATTAAAAATGGTGAAACAATTATTGCAAATGGAAGTATTTTAGAAGACGGAAAAATTAGATATAGATTCACAGATTACGTAAATAACAGAGAGAACATAAAAACAAACCTGTCTTTAAATTTATTTATTGATCCTAAAACTGTTCCTCATGATAGTAACCAATCAATTATCGCAACAGTAAATGGGCAAAAAACTCAAAAAGATGTATATATAAAATATCTAAATGGCATAAATAATGTTGGTTTAAGTGTTAATGGTAGTATTGTTTCATTAAATAAACAAAATAATACTTTTACACACCTTGCTTACATTAATCCAAATAATTTTAAAATTCCTGCTTCTACCGTCTACGGTCAAATTATTAACGGAAACAAACAAGATGGTAACCTACCATCTGTAAAAGTCTTTAAAGTAATGAAACCTAATGAATTAAATCAAAGTGTATATGCTGACACGTCAGATACTTCAATGTTTCAAGATGTTACTAACGACATTAATTTAAATGTTACTAATGGTAATTATCAAATAGACTTTGATAATTTAGATAGTGCCTATGTAGTAAAATTTGATAGCACTTATGATGGCGATGCACAATCATTAACATTTAGAACAACACTTTCAGGATTGTCACCATATTATAAAGATTATTACTCCCAAGCAACCTGGGATAATGGAGTATTATTCTATCAAAATAATGCTGATGGAGAAGGATCTGATCCGAAACCTAAACCTGAACCTGAACCGACTCCGAATCCGAATCCTGAGCCGACACCTGAGCCTGAACCAACTCCAGATCCTGAACCAACATCGGAGCCTGAACCAACGCCGGATCCTGAGCCAACACCGGAACCAGAACCAACACCGGAACCAGAACCAACACCGGAACCTGAACCGACGCCAGATCCTGAACCAACGCCGGACCCTGAACCGACTCCGAATCCTGAGCCGACACCGGACCCTGAACCAACGCCGGAACCAGAACCAACGCCTGATCCTGAACCAACTCCGGAACCTGAACCAACACCGGAACCAGAACCGACACCTGAGCCAACGCCAGATCCTGAACCAACGCCGGACCCTGAACCGACTCCAAATCCTGAGCCGACACCTGAGCCTGAACCAACTCCAAATCCTGAGCCGACACCTGAGCCTGAACCAACGCCGGACCCTGAACCAACACCGGATCCTGAACCAACGCCAGACCCTGAACCAACGCCAGACCCTGAACCAACGCCGGATCCTGAACCAACGCCGGACCCTGAACCAACTCCGGACCCTGAACCAACGCCGGACCCTGAACCAACTCCGGACCCTGAACCAACGCCGGACCCTGAACCAACTCCGGATCCTGAACCAACACCGGAGCCTGAACCAACTCCGGATCCTGAACCAACTCCTGAGCCTGAACCAACACCTGAGCCTGAACCAACACCGGAACCAGAACCGACACCGGAACCAGAACCAACTCCGGATCCTGAACCAACACCTGAGCCTGAACCAACGCCGGACCCTAAACCAACTCCGGACCCTGAACCAACTCCGGAACCGGAACCTGAACCAATACCTGAGCCTGAACCAACACCGGACCCTGAACCAAATATAGACCCGTCATCTAAGGATAATGAAATTCCATTTTCACCTAATAATCGCAATAATGTGGTTAAACTTGAATTACCAAAAGATACAAAGTTAAATATACAAACTATCAATACTGGCACAATGGTAAAATCTAGTCAAATCGCTACAGATACAGAAGCAGTAAATTCTCTTGAAAAAACAAATACTCCACAGCATACAAATGAAAAGAAACAATTACCTAATACTGGTGAAAAAGAACGCAGTACATCTATGTGGAGTAGTTTCTTACTATTATTAGGTTCTACACTACTCCTCTTTAGAAAAAAGAGGAAAGAAGAAAAGTAA
- a CDS encoding fatty acid desaturase → MEKDKKKLLRKMVKPFEKTSYTKSTIQIINTIIPLLALLVASGFLYQVHWSLAIISSICASIFLIRTFIIFHDACHGSYLKKQKHNDLLGNVTGFLTFFPYRKWRREHLMHHAGSGNLEKRGIGDIWVMTVEEYQISSRFKRLTYRCYRNPFVMFVLGPFFLVFVSNRFNAKGAKTKERTNTWLNNILLLVVYGSLIYLLGASQFFAIFAPMVFISGMIGIWLFYIQHTFEDSYFEESSEWDYVKAAIDGSSYYKLPKFIQWVTGNIGYHHVHHLNPRIPNYALEATHDNVTPLHHATSITIRESFASLKFKLYDESHKRFITFKEFALRQKQPS, encoded by the coding sequence ATGGAAAAAGATAAAAAGAAATTGTTACGTAAGATGGTCAAACCGTTTGAGAAAACAAGCTACACAAAGAGTACAATTCAAATAATCAATACAATAATCCCTCTCCTTGCGTTATTAGTAGCAAGTGGGTTTTTATATCAAGTACATTGGTCATTAGCAATTATTAGTAGTATTTGTGCTTCCATATTTTTAATTAGAACGTTCATTATTTTTCATGACGCATGTCATGGTTCATATCTAAAAAAACAGAAACATAATGATTTATTAGGTAATGTAACAGGTTTTTTAACCTTCTTTCCCTATAGAAAATGGCGTAGAGAACATTTAATGCACCATGCAGGTAGTGGGAATTTGGAGAAACGTGGCATTGGAGATATTTGGGTCATGACAGTTGAAGAATATCAAATTTCGTCTCGTTTTAAACGTTTAACTTATAGATGCTATCGCAATCCATTTGTAATGTTTGTTTTAGGGCCGTTTTTCTTAGTATTTGTATCTAATCGCTTTAACGCAAAAGGTGCTAAAACAAAAGAACGCACGAACACATGGCTCAATAATATTTTATTATTAGTCGTTTATGGTTCCCTTATTTATCTATTAGGTGCCAGTCAATTTTTCGCTATTTTCGCGCCTATGGTCTTTATTTCTGGAATGATAGGTATTTGGCTTTTTTATATTCAACATACTTTTGAAGATTCCTATTTTGAAGAGTCATCCGAATGGGATTACGTTAAAGCAGCTATTGATGGTAGTTCATATTATAAATTACCAAAATTCATTCAATGGGTAACTGGTAATATTGGATATCACCATGTACACCATTTAAATCCTAGAATTCCAAATTATGCTTTAGAAGCTACGCATGACAATGTCACACCATTACACCATGCAACCTCAATAACGATTAGAGAAAGTTTCGCTTCGTTAAAATTCAAATTATATGATGAAAGTCATAAACGTTTTATCACATTTAAAGAATTTGCATTACGACAAAAACAGCCTTCCTAA